A portion of the Segatella copri DSM 18205 genome contains these proteins:
- a CDS encoding glutathione peroxidase — MRTVYEFSVKDRKGKDVSLKEYANEVLLIVNTATKCGFTPQYEELEKLYETYHSQGFEILDFPCNQFGQQAPGTDESIHQFCKLTYGTEFQRYKKIKVNGDDAAPLFKFLKECKGFAGWDESHPLYPVLDKMLSEADPNYKESADIKWNFTKFLVNKKGQVVARFEPTTSFDVIAKAIEEWLNF; from the coding sequence ATGAGAACTGTTTACGAATTTTCTGTTAAAGACAGAAAGGGAAAGGATGTTTCCCTCAAGGAGTATGCCAACGAAGTGCTGCTCATCGTTAACACCGCTACAAAGTGTGGTTTCACCCCTCAGTATGAGGAACTGGAGAAACTTTATGAGACCTATCATTCTCAAGGTTTCGAAATACTTGATTTTCCTTGCAACCAGTTTGGTCAGCAAGCCCCTGGTACAGATGAAAGCATTCATCAGTTTTGCAAGCTTACATACGGCACAGAGTTCCAGCGCTACAAGAAGATCAAGGTAAACGGAGACGATGCTGCCCCTCTCTTCAAATTTCTGAAAGAATGTAAGGGCTTTGCTGGTTGGGACGAGAGCCACCCTCTCTACCCTGTTCTCGACAAGATGTTGAGCGAGGCTGATCCTAACTACAAGGAGAGTGCCGATATCAAGTGGAACTTCACCAAGTTCCTCGTTAACAAGAAGGGTCAGGTTGTAGCCCGCTTCGAGCCTACCACAAGCTTCGATGTCATCGCTAAGGCTATCGAAGAGTGGTTGAACTTCTAA
- a CDS encoding polyprenol monophosphomannose synthase, with product MSDSIVIIPTYNEKENIEKIIRAVFGLEKQFDILVIDDGSPDGTAAIVKGLMANEFAGRLHILERSGKLGLGTAYIMGFKWSLKQGYDFIFEMDADFSHDPNDLPRLYAATHDEGYDVAVGSRYISGVNVVNWPIGRVLMSYFASKYVRIVTGFKVNDTTAGFVCYRRKVLETIDLDAIRFKGYAFQIEMKYTAHRIGFKIKEVPVIFVNRREGVSKMSGGIFGEAFFGVMRLRLDGWFKKYPKKD from the coding sequence ATGAGTGATAGCATAGTAATCATTCCTACATATAATGAGAAGGAAAACATCGAGAAAATCATCCGTGCTGTCTTCGGTCTCGAAAAGCAGTTTGATATCCTCGTTATCGATGACGGAAGTCCTGACGGTACTGCTGCCATTGTTAAGGGCTTGATGGCTAATGAGTTTGCCGGTCGTCTGCATATCCTGGAGCGTTCGGGTAAACTCGGTTTGGGTACTGCCTATATCATGGGCTTCAAATGGTCATTGAAGCAGGGCTATGACTTCATCTTCGAGATGGATGCCGACTTCAGTCATGATCCTAATGATTTGCCTCGTCTCTATGCGGCAACTCACGATGAGGGGTATGATGTGGCTGTAGGCTCAAGATATATTTCGGGTGTGAACGTGGTCAACTGGCCTATCGGACGCGTATTGATGAGCTATTTCGCTTCTAAATACGTACGTATCGTAACCGGATTTAAGGTGAATGATACCACAGCTGGATTCGTCTGCTACCGACGTAAGGTATTGGAAACCATAGATTTGGATGCTATCCGCTTCAAGGGCTATGCTTTCCAGATAGAGATGAAATATACGGCTCATCGAATAGGTTTCAAGATCAAGGAGGTGCCTGTCATCTTTGTTAACCGTCGTGAAGGTGTGAGCAAGATGAGTGGTGGCATCTTTGGTGAGGCTTTCTTTGGCGTGATGCGACTGCGCCTGGATGGCTGGTTCAAGAAATATCCGAAGAAGGATTAA
- a CDS encoding hybrid sensor histidine kinase/response regulator transcription factor codes for MKRKLYITLLGLLSTIMTAAVPYCDVRKFSITDGLAANTISDLKQGKDNLMWFSTWNGLSFYDGYKFHTFRDNPDDIDVLSTNRILKIEPSYNNNVWCITYDHQLYVYDTHFCQFFAVGQKFNELFNIDLRVSQVYSMKNGATWFTSEDGKYIIRSTGKTFDERNIELIKVGEKGLRSGNVWYIHQDIHGREWVLTDKGAYIYHSKIPSKLPFKWLRGVGEDEFLATEDGKLAKYDLQNRLTMIPMPEGVTRINQLKNTGYQLLLATNLGVVIYNPRTFKFDIINVQSPSQPLAEVKKIYTDDFGMVWAFTDGMGVTLVNPKTGEKQWLFADQDDPMDRTTCESNFITQDEHKTLWVVPRGGTFSYFDRKAGKLVPYLLRSNSSGNYRIQKITKYVLSDQGILWLTGSHDLTQVVFKYHPYIINKLDVGEDEVFSVNASPDGHIWAGYYNGIIQVLNASYQSIGYLSPSGQIVPQQVNFDEKGIMSIHFDIKGRAWIGTNGNGVYLIDKMQVRHFVYDANNPSSLPFDKIQDIVADRTGRIWIGTYGGGLALVNEAADGSISFISKRNGLPWEKQHYDRIRRICCTTTGTILVGTTDGLITFSDAFTNARKINYHKTYYIPNDTTSLAANDMNNIMEHTSGKMYISQQGGVMEEIVSKSLLQDNLKMKYFHAIDVNEGIVQGMVEDNQGRIWVIRESSIDCVNPKTGQCNVFGPNDFDFNMSFSQSRPYYDPASNNISVGTPMGLITFNPATLKKSNYQPKVIFCSLHYSGEKESEPILHKEKVVIPANKRNLTITFASLDYQRKYQTKYLYRIDGYTAPGEWISNGSSNVIGFNRISHGDYVLKVRATNSQGVWSKYVAELPIEVRPTFWESIWCKFLMLLLLFGIVGAIFYTYNQRQRENVTHEMSVMKNEFYNDAANRLRTPLTLIGAPVKTVLDTEPGITRKGKELLRMVVDNANEMLVMLDKVQRYGNTAGFHTNSGLTEEDYDLAEREKANGQIDDRNASDYLEEVNKQKEEKDAEAERLEEMGKEQETAQEEAEQKDQTVLVVEDNADLRKFLYSILSPTYNVLLAENGKTGLVMARKETPDFILTDVTMPVMDGLSMIHEIKQDTTLNNIPVMILSAKASVEDQQRGFDEGVDAYITKPFSTPYLLGRIEAILTQRRNIQMDVIRKLKETGDKDAIAALRILPAAAPQPALNQAETSAENEAVDPNSELAFMAAQIQDRTMLRVFRFVVENAGNPELKIDDISNEIGMSRSVLYNKVKATTGMTPVDFVRHIRIKKACEILRNTDDTLTSIAFAVGFTDPKYFSKVFKKETGIVPTEYRNRTQG; via the coding sequence ATGAAAAGAAAATTATATATCACCCTATTAGGACTGCTCTCTACCATTATGACAGCAGCTGTACCCTACTGCGATGTGAGAAAATTCTCTATCACAGACGGACTCGCTGCCAATACCATCTCAGACCTCAAACAAGGTAAAGACAACCTCATGTGGTTCAGTACATGGAACGGACTGTCGTTCTATGACGGCTACAAGTTTCATACTTTCAGAGACAACCCCGATGATATTGACGTCCTGTCAACCAACCGTATACTGAAAATAGAACCATCCTATAACAACAACGTGTGGTGTATCACATACGACCACCAGCTCTACGTATACGATACCCACTTCTGCCAGTTCTTTGCTGTTGGACAGAAATTCAACGAACTGTTCAACATCGACCTGCGCGTAAGCCAGGTATACTCTATGAAAAACGGAGCTACATGGTTTACTTCAGAAGATGGAAAATACATCATCCGATCAACAGGAAAAACCTTTGATGAGCGGAACATAGAACTCATCAAAGTAGGAGAAAAGGGACTCAGAAGCGGAAATGTATGGTACATCCATCAAGATATACACGGAAGAGAATGGGTGCTTACCGACAAAGGCGCATACATATATCATTCGAAAATTCCAAGCAAACTGCCTTTCAAATGGCTCAGAGGGGTGGGAGAAGATGAGTTCCTGGCAACTGAAGACGGTAAACTGGCAAAATATGACCTGCAGAACCGACTCACCATGATACCAATGCCAGAAGGCGTAACCCGTATCAACCAACTGAAAAATACAGGTTACCAACTCCTGCTGGCAACCAACCTGGGTGTGGTCATCTACAACCCGCGCACCTTCAAGTTTGATATCATCAACGTACAGAGCCCGAGTCAGCCTTTGGCAGAGGTAAAGAAGATTTATACCGATGATTTCGGTATGGTATGGGCATTCACTGACGGCATGGGAGTAACCCTCGTCAATCCGAAGACCGGAGAGAAACAGTGGCTCTTTGCCGACCAGGACGACCCGATGGACCGTACAACCTGCGAAAGCAATTTCATCACACAAGATGAACACAAGACCCTCTGGGTTGTGCCTAGAGGAGGAACCTTCAGTTATTTTGACCGCAAGGCAGGCAAACTGGTGCCTTATCTGCTGAGAAGCAATTCATCGGGCAACTACCGCATACAGAAGATTACGAAATATGTACTCTCAGACCAGGGAATCCTCTGGCTGACAGGCTCTCACGACCTGACACAGGTAGTCTTCAAATATCACCCTTATATTATCAACAAGCTGGATGTGGGCGAAGACGAAGTGTTCTCGGTGAATGCATCGCCAGACGGACATATCTGGGCTGGTTATTACAATGGTATAATCCAGGTGCTCAACGCATCCTACCAAAGCATCGGATACCTGTCGCCAAGCGGACAGATTGTGCCACAGCAAGTAAACTTCGACGAGAAGGGCATCATGTCTATCCACTTCGATATCAAGGGAAGAGCATGGATAGGAACCAACGGAAATGGTGTCTATCTGATAGATAAAATGCAGGTAAGACACTTTGTTTATGATGCCAACAACCCGTCATCGCTGCCGTTCGACAAGATACAAGACATTGTAGCCGACCGCACCGGACGCATCTGGATAGGTACCTACGGAGGTGGGCTGGCACTTGTTAACGAGGCGGCAGACGGCAGTATCAGCTTCATCAGTAAACGAAACGGACTGCCTTGGGAGAAACAGCACTACGACCGCATACGCCGCATCTGCTGCACCACTACGGGAACCATTCTTGTAGGAACTACAGATGGTCTCATCACCTTCAGTGATGCCTTTACAAACGCAAGAAAGATCAATTACCACAAGACCTACTACATACCGAACGATACAACTAGTCTGGCTGCAAACGATATGAACAATATCATGGAGCACACCAGCGGCAAGATGTATATCTCGCAACAGGGCGGTGTGATGGAAGAGATTGTGAGCAAATCGCTCCTGCAAGACAACCTGAAGATGAAATACTTCCATGCCATCGATGTTAACGAAGGCATCGTACAGGGCATGGTAGAAGACAACCAGGGAAGAATCTGGGTAATCAGAGAATCGAGTATCGACTGCGTAAACCCGAAAACGGGCCAGTGCAACGTGTTCGGACCTAACGATTTCGACTTCAACATGTCGTTCTCGCAAAGCCGTCCTTACTACGATCCGGCAAGCAACAACATCTCGGTAGGTACCCCGATGGGACTGATTACCTTCAATCCGGCTACGCTGAAGAAGAGCAACTACCAGCCTAAAGTCATCTTCTGTTCCCTCCACTATAGCGGAGAGAAGGAGTCGGAACCTATCCTGCACAAGGAAAAAGTGGTGATTCCTGCCAACAAGCGAAATCTGACCATCACCTTCGCATCACTCGACTATCAGCGCAAGTATCAGACCAAATACCTCTATCGCATAGATGGTTATACAGCTCCAGGCGAGTGGATATCGAACGGAAGCAGCAATGTCATCGGCTTCAACCGTATCAGTCATGGCGATTACGTACTCAAGGTGAGAGCCACCAACTCTCAAGGTGTATGGAGCAAGTATGTGGCAGAACTGCCTATCGAAGTGCGCCCTACCTTCTGGGAAAGCATCTGGTGCAAATTTCTGATGCTGCTTCTGCTCTTCGGTATCGTAGGCGCAATCTTCTATACCTACAACCAGCGCCAGCGCGAGAACGTAACCCACGAGATGAGCGTGATGAAGAACGAGTTCTACAACGATGCAGCCAACCGTCTGAGAACCCCTCTAACGCTCATCGGAGCTCCGGTAAAAACCGTTTTGGATACCGAACCGGGTATCACCCGAAAGGGCAAGGAACTGCTGAGAATGGTAGTAGACAATGCCAACGAAATGCTGGTAATGCTGGACAAGGTTCAGAGATACGGCAACACGGCAGGCTTCCATACGAACAGTGGTCTGACCGAGGAAGATTACGACCTGGCAGAAAGAGAAAAAGCGAATGGCCAGATTGACGACCGCAATGCATCTGACTATCTGGAAGAAGTAAATAAACAGAAAGAAGAAAAGGATGCAGAGGCTGAACGCCTGGAAGAAATGGGCAAGGAACAGGAAACTGCACAGGAAGAAGCGGAACAAAAAGACCAGACGGTACTGGTAGTAGAAGACAATGCCGACCTGCGCAAGTTCCTCTACAGCATCCTCTCGCCTACCTACAACGTGCTGCTTGCAGAAAACGGAAAGACTGGCTTGGTGATGGCGCGCAAGGAAACGCCCGACTTTATCCTTACAGACGTTACCATGCCTGTGATGGATGGTTTGTCGATGATTCACGAGATTAAGCAGGATACCACCCTCAACAACATCCCAGTGATGATTCTCTCGGCCAAGGCAAGCGTAGAAGACCAGCAGCGAGGCTTTGATGAAGGTGTTGATGCCTATATCACCAAGCCATTCTCTACCCCTTATCTGCTCGGCCGAATAGAGGCTATCCTCACCCAGCGCCGCAACATTCAGATGGATGTCATCAGAAAGCTGAAGGAAACTGGCGATAAAGATGCCATAGCAGCCCTGCGAATACTGCCTGCAGCAGCTCCTCAGCCTGCTCTTAACCAGGCTGAAACTAGTGCCGAGAATGAAGCGGTTGACCCAAACAGCGAGTTGGCATTTATGGCGGCACAGATTCAAGACAGAACCATGTTGCGTGTCTTCAGGTTTGTTGTTGAAAATGCAGGCAACCCGGAGCTCAAGATTGATGACATCTCGAACGAAATCGGTATGAGCCGAAGCGTACTATATAATAAGGTGAAAGCAACGACCGGAATGACACCGGTAGACTTCGTTCGCCATATACGTATCAAGAAGGCATGCGAGATATTGCGCAATACAGACGATACACTGACCAGTATCGCCTTCGCAGTAGGTTTTACTGACCCTAAGTATTTCTCGAAGGTATTCAAGAAAGAAACGGGTATCGTGCCTACTGAATACCGAAACAGAACGCAGGGATAG
- the mfd gene encoding transcription-repair coupling factor, with the protein MEIQKIEKTYGRSPQADALFDLMGKKSVHSIFLQGLLCSSAPMFFASLQGKMRRSVLFVLDDADEAGYFYHDLTQMMGQEKVFFFPSSYRRAVKYGQRDAANEILRTEVLARLSSGGHFLVVTYPDALAELVVAKQNLDERILKLTVGQQIAQTDVVHTLRDFELKETDYVYEPGQFAVRGSILDVYSYSCEYPFRIDFFGDEIDTIRTFDVETQLSQAKRTEIEIVPELAHIESNKQCFLNFLSESTPVIAKDLSFVCDRIGQIYTEGFSSQSLTEQLEGATEVEAERIRHDMKTELNLVSPLDFKKAVAAHLRIEFGKVAPSESSAVIPFNIAPQPLFHKNFNLLCQTLEDFLLQGYTLYILADSQKQQQRLKDIFESEELKRYAIRFTPVDKTLHEGFTDHDKKCCFFTDHQIFDRFHKYNLRSDKARAGKMALTMKELQEMEVGDFIVHVDFGIGKFGGLVRIPAGNSYQEMIRIVYTNNDKVDVSIHSLYKISKYRRSDTGTPPRLSTLGTGAWDKLKDKAKKRIKDIARDLIKLYAQRRREKGFAFSADNYLQHTLEASFLYEDTPDQNKATQEVKKDMESGRPMDRLVCGDVGFGKTEVAIRAAFKAACDSKQVAVLVPTTVLAFQHYQTFKKRLEGMPVRVDYLSRARTTKETREVLDALKEGKIDILIGTHKLISKTVKWHDLGLLVIDEEQKFGVSTKEKLRQLKVNVDTLTMSATPIPRTLQFSLMGARDMSIMRTPPPNRYPIHTELVTFSSEVICDAINFEMSRNGQVYFVCDRISKLPELKMLIEKHIPDCRVAIGHGQMKPEDLEKIIMGFINYDYDVLLSTTIVENGIDISNANTIIVSDAHHFGLSDLHQMRGRVGRSNKKAFCYLMAPPKSALTPEARRRLEALETFSELGSGFNLAMQDLDIRGAGNLLGSEQSGFMEDLGYETYQKILSQAVTELKNEEFCDLYQEKMDEGAQLTGDDFVDDCGIESDLEMYFPQTYVPGDSERMLLYRELDRLESDEEVEDYRKRMIDRFGPVPHEADELMHVVGLRRVGKKLGCEKIILKQGYMQMQFVSNVNSPFYRSQMFNRILAYVTSHIQDCVLKEKFNKRMLRINDVKTVGQAVNLLNQISQIDLGNEKK; encoded by the coding sequence ATGGAAATCCAAAAGATAGAAAAAACATACGGGCGTTCGCCACAGGCGGATGCCCTCTTTGATTTGATGGGGAAGAAGTCGGTTCATTCCATTTTTCTCCAGGGTTTGCTGTGCTCTTCGGCTCCGATGTTCTTTGCTTCTCTGCAGGGGAAGATGAGGCGTTCGGTACTCTTCGTACTGGATGATGCCGATGAAGCAGGCTATTTTTATCACGATCTCACTCAGATGATGGGGCAGGAGAAGGTCTTCTTCTTTCCTTCCAGCTATCGGCGTGCCGTGAAATACGGGCAGCGTGATGCAGCGAACGAAATCCTACGTACAGAGGTGCTGGCGCGCCTCTCTTCGGGAGGACATTTCCTGGTAGTCACTTATCCCGATGCACTGGCAGAACTCGTTGTGGCTAAGCAGAATCTGGATGAACGGATTCTGAAACTGACTGTAGGCCAGCAGATTGCTCAGACCGATGTGGTTCATACCCTGCGCGATTTCGAACTCAAAGAAACCGATTATGTTTATGAACCGGGCCAGTTTGCCGTGCGTGGAAGTATCCTCGATGTCTATTCCTACAGCTGCGAATATCCGTTCCGTATCGACTTCTTCGGCGATGAGATTGACACTATCCGTACCTTTGATGTTGAGACCCAGCTCTCGCAGGCGAAGCGCACAGAGATAGAAATCGTGCCCGAACTCGCCCATATCGAGAGCAACAAGCAGTGTTTCCTCAATTTTCTCTCCGAAAGTACGCCAGTCATTGCGAAAGACCTTTCTTTCGTTTGCGACCGCATTGGTCAGATCTATACCGAAGGCTTCTCATCGCAGAGCCTTACCGAGCAGCTGGAGGGGGCTACTGAGGTAGAGGCTGAGCGCATCAGACATGACATGAAGACCGAGCTCAATCTCGTTTCTCCGCTCGATTTCAAGAAGGCAGTAGCGGCTCATCTCCGTATCGAGTTCGGCAAGGTCGCTCCGTCAGAGAGTTCGGCTGTGATACCTTTCAATATCGCTCCACAGCCTCTTTTCCATAAGAATTTCAATTTGCTTTGTCAAACTCTGGAGGATTTCCTGCTCCAGGGTTACACCTTATATATATTGGCAGATAGCCAGAAGCAGCAACAGCGCCTGAAGGATATCTTTGAAAGCGAAGAGCTGAAGCGCTACGCCATCCGTTTTACACCGGTAGACAAGACGCTTCATGAAGGCTTTACTGACCATGACAAGAAGTGCTGTTTCTTTACCGATCATCAGATTTTTGACCGTTTTCATAAATATAACCTGCGCTCAGATAAAGCGAGAGCCGGCAAGATGGCACTCACCATGAAGGAACTGCAGGAGATGGAAGTGGGAGATTTTATCGTGCATGTAGACTTCGGTATCGGCAAGTTCGGCGGTCTTGTTAGGATTCCTGCGGGCAACAGCTATCAGGAAATGATCCGCATCGTCTATACGAACAATGACAAGGTGGATGTTTCTATCCACTCGCTTTATAAAATCAGCAAATATCGCCGTAGCGATACCGGTACTCCGCCTCGCCTGTCTACACTGGGTACAGGTGCCTGGGATAAACTCAAGGACAAAGCTAAGAAGCGAATCAAGGACATTGCGCGCGACCTGATCAAACTCTATGCCCAGCGCCGACGGGAGAAGGGATTCGCCTTCAGTGCCGACAATTATCTGCAGCATACGCTGGAGGCTTCCTTCCTGTATGAAGATACGCCAGACCAGAATAAGGCTACTCAGGAGGTGAAGAAGGATATGGAGAGCGGCAGACCGATGGACCGTCTGGTTTGTGGCGATGTGGGCTTCGGCAAGACTGAGGTTGCCATCCGTGCAGCCTTCAAGGCAGCGTGCGACAGCAAGCAGGTTGCGGTGCTGGTGCCTACTACCGTTCTGGCTTTCCAGCACTATCAGACTTTCAAAAAGCGTCTGGAAGGCATGCCTGTAAGGGTAGACTATCTCAGTAGAGCCCGTACAACGAAGGAAACCAGAGAGGTGCTTGACGCCCTGAAAGAGGGTAAGATTGATATCCTCATAGGTACGCATAAGCTGATATCAAAGACCGTGAAATGGCATGACCTGGGACTGCTCGTCATCGATGAAGAGCAGAAGTTCGGTGTGTCTACCAAAGAGAAACTCCGTCAGCTCAAGGTAAATGTCGATACACTCACGATGAGTGCCACTCCGATTCCGCGAACCCTCCAGTTCTCTCTGATGGGCGCCCGGGATATGAGTATCATGCGCACTCCGCCACCTAACCGTTATCCGATTCATACCGAACTGGTAACGTTTAGTAGTGAAGTTATCTGCGATGCCATCAATTTCGAGATGAGCCGAAACGGACAGGTTTATTTCGTATGCGACAGAATATCCAAGCTTCCGGAACTTAAGATGCTCATCGAGAAGCATATTCCAGACTGTAGGGTAGCAATCGGTCACGGACAGATGAAGCCTGAGGATTTGGAGAAAATCATCATGGGCTTTATCAATTACGATTATGATGTACTGCTTTCTACCACTATTGTAGAGAACGGTATCGACATTTCCAATGCCAATACGATTATCGTGAGCGATGCTCATCACTTCGGATTGAGTGACCTGCATCAGATGCGTGGACGCGTAGGAAGAAGCAACAAGAAGGCTTTCTGCTATCTGATGGCGCCACCTAAGAGTGCACTTACTCCTGAGGCGCGTCGCCGTCTGGAGGCTCTGGAGACGTTCAGCGAACTGGGTAGCGGCTTCAATCTCGCCATGCAGGACCTGGATATCCGCGGTGCGGGTAATCTGCTGGGCTCTGAGCAGAGCGGTTTTATGGAAGATTTGGGTTATGAAACCTACCAGAAAATTCTCTCTCAGGCTGTCACAGAGTTGAAGAACGAGGAGTTCTGTGATCTTTATCAGGAGAAGATGGATGAAGGTGCCCAGCTTACGGGTGATGATTTCGTTGACGATTGTGGCATAGAGAGCGATCTGGAGATGTATTTTCCACAGACTTATGTGCCGGGTGACAGTGAGCGCATGCTCCTTTATCGTGAACTGGACCGTCTGGAGAGCGATGAGGAAGTAGAGGATTACCGCAAGCGTATGATAGACCGCTTTGGTCCTGTGCCTCATGAAGCAGACGAACTGATGCATGTGGTAGGTCTGCGTAGGGTAGGCAAGAAGCTAGGTTGCGAGAAAATTATTCTCAAGCAGGGCTATATGCAGATGCAGTTTGTGAGCAATGTAAACAGTCCGTTCTACAGAAGTCAGATGTTTAACCGCATACTCGCTTACGTTACCAGTCATATTCAAGATTGTGTTCTGAAGGAAAAATTCAACAAGCGAATGCTTCGCATCAATGATGTGAAGACTGTAGGTCAGGCTGTAAATCTGTTGAATCAGATATCGCAGATAGATTTAGGTAATGAAAAGAAATAA
- a CDS encoding lysophospholipid acyltransferase family protein → MKYLYRLYQLVICLPILLVASVLTSLSTVLGCMLGNGHFWGYYPGKYWSWLWVRILLLPVKVEGREHLKKNQSYVFVANHQGAFDIFLIYGFLGRNFKWMMKKGLRKVPLIGIACEYAHHIFVDKSGPSKIRASYDRAREVLKEGMSLVVFPEGARSFTGHMGMFRRGAFMLADELQLPVCPLTINGSFDVKPRMKDIYWAFWHPLKLTIHEPIEPIGKGADNIKNLMNKSYEAIMNGLDKKYQGFVENPDQ, encoded by the coding sequence ATGAAGTACTTATATCGTCTGTATCAGCTTGTAATATGCTTGCCTATCCTTTTGGTAGCTAGCGTTTTAACCAGTCTATCTACCGTTTTGGGATGTATGCTGGGCAATGGTCATTTCTGGGGCTATTATCCCGGCAAGTATTGGTCCTGGCTTTGGGTCCGCATCCTCCTCCTGCCTGTAAAGGTGGAGGGACGTGAGCATCTCAAGAAGAACCAGAGTTATGTTTTCGTGGCCAATCATCAGGGCGCTTTCGATATTTTCCTGATATACGGTTTCCTGGGCAGAAACTTCAAGTGGATGATGAAGAAGGGCTTGCGCAAAGTACCTCTCATCGGTATCGCCTGTGAGTATGCGCACCACATCTTTGTAGACAAGAGCGGACCTTCTAAGATCCGTGCTTCTTATGACCGTGCTCGCGAGGTGCTTAAAGAGGGCATGTCGCTGGTGGTATTCCCAGAGGGTGCCCGTTCGTTTACGGGGCACATGGGCATGTTCCGCCGCGGTGCTTTCATGCTTGCCGATGAACTGCAGTTGCCGGTATGTCCGCTTACTATCAATGGCAGTTTTGATGTGAAGCCTCGCATGAAGGACATCTACTGGGCTTTCTGGCATCCTCTGAAGCTCACCATCCATGAGCCTATCGAGCCGATAGGCAAGGGAGCTGACAATATCAAGAACCTGATGAACAAGAGCTATGAGGCGATCATGAACGGACTTGACAAGAAATATCAGGGGTTTGTAGAGAATCCGGACCAATAA
- a CDS encoding TrpB-like pyridoxal phosphate-dependent enzyme → MRQKKYILSEQELPTQWYNIQADMPNKPLPPLNPQTHQPMNADDLSHVFNKECSKQELDTEHAWIDIPEDVLEKYTFYRSTPLVRAYALEEALGTPAHIYFKNESINPLGSHKINSAIPQCYYCKQEGDTNVTTETGAGQWGAALSYAAKLYGLEAAVYQVKITMQQKPYRSSIMRTFGATVEGSPSMSTRAGKNIITRDPHHPGSLGTAISEAVELATTTPGCKYTLGSVLNHVALHQTIIGLEAEKQMAMAGEYPDQVIACFGGGSNFGGIAFPFLRHNFTGERHTEFIAAEPESCPKLTRGKFEYDFGDEAGYTPLLPMFTLGHDFKPANIHAGGLRYHGAGMIISQLLKDGYLHGVDIPQLESFKSGMLFAQTEGIIPAPESCHAIAATIREALKAKEEGKEKVILFCLSGHGLIDMPSYDSFINGDLHDYSVSDEEIQQFLKDVPKVD, encoded by the coding sequence ATGAGACAGAAAAAGTACATCTTAAGCGAGCAGGAACTTCCTACTCAGTGGTACAACATTCAGGCAGATATGCCTAACAAGCCATTGCCACCGTTGAACCCTCAGACACACCAGCCAATGAATGCTGATGATTTGTCACACGTATTTAATAAGGAGTGCTCAAAGCAGGAACTTGATACAGAGCACGCTTGGATTGATATTCCGGAAGATGTGCTGGAGAAGTACACCTTCTACCGTTCAACCCCTCTTGTACGTGCTTACGCCCTTGAGGAGGCACTCGGTACTCCGGCGCATATCTATTTCAAGAATGAGAGTATCAATCCGTTAGGCTCTCATAAAATCAATTCAGCCATTCCTCAGTGCTACTACTGTAAGCAGGAGGGTGATACCAATGTCACTACAGAGACTGGTGCAGGCCAGTGGGGTGCAGCCCTCTCTTATGCAGCAAAACTCTACGGCCTGGAGGCTGCAGTTTATCAGGTAAAGATTACCATGCAGCAGAAACCATACCGTTCCAGTATCATGCGTACGTTTGGAGCCACAGTAGAGGGTTCTCCTTCCATGAGTACACGCGCAGGTAAGAACATTATCACACGTGATCCTCATCATCCTGGTTCCCTCGGTACTGCCATCAGTGAGGCTGTTGAACTGGCTACAACCACACCGGGCTGTAAGTATACGCTGGGTTCTGTGCTCAATCATGTGGCACTTCACCAGACCATTATCGGTCTAGAGGCAGAGAAGCAGATGGCGATGGCAGGTGAGTATCCTGATCAGGTGATTGCTTGTTTCGGTGGTGGTAGTAACTTTGGTGGTATTGCCTTCCCATTCCTCCGTCACAACTTCACAGGCGAGCGCCATACTGAGTTTATTGCTGCAGAGCCGGAGAGCTGTCCTAAGCTGACTCGCGGTAAGTTCGAGTATGATTTCGGTGATGAGGCAGGTTACACTCCATTGCTGCCAATGTTTACTCTGGGTCATGATTTCAAGCCTGCCAACATTCATGCAGGTGGTCTCCGTTATCATGGTGCTGGTATGATTATCTCCCAACTTCTGAAGGATGGTTATCTGCATGGTGTAGATATCCCTCAGCTGGAGTCATTCAAGTCAGGTATGCTCTTCGCTCAGACCGAGGGTATCATTCCTGCTCCAGAGAGCTGTCATGCGATTGCAGCCACTATACGTGAGGCTCTGAAGGCTAAGGAAGAGGGCAAGGAGAAGGTTATCCTGTTCTGTCTCTCAGGTCATGGTCTTATCGATATGCCGTCTTACGATAGCTTTATCAATGGCGATTTGCACGATTATTCTGTGAGTGATGAAGAAATCCAGCAGTTCCTCAAGGATGTGCCAAAGGTTGACTAA